A genomic segment from Bosea sp. OAE506 encodes:
- a CDS encoding homospermidine synthase: MSTWPVYGEITGPIVMIGFGSIGRGTLPLIERHLKFDKSRFVVIAPDDQNRHLLDERGIRFIQEAVTLENYKDMLSPLLTAGGGQGFCVNLSCDTGSRDIMELCSSLGALYIDTVNEPWLGFYFDETKGPGERSNYALREMTLAAKRARPPGSTTAVSCCGANPGMASWLAKKGLLNIAADMRLNVPQPTTREEWAGLMKQVGIKGIHIAERDTQRSKNPKPPGVFVNTWSVEGFISEGVQPAELGWGTHEKWMPENARTHETGSQAAIYLMQPGAATKVRSWCPTPGPQHGFLVTHNESISIADYFTVRDDAGRAIYRPTCHYAYHPANDAVLSLHEMFGNAGRPQEEHHILDEEEVIDGIDELGVLLYGHEKGAYWFGSQLSTEETRKLAPYQTATGLQVTSAVLAGMVWALENPKAGIVEVEEMDLDRCLEIQMPYLGPVKGYYTDWTPLDGRPGLFPEDIDESDPWQFRNILVR, from the coding sequence ATGAGCACCTGGCCCGTCTATGGAGAGATCACCGGCCCGATCGTGATGATCGGCTTCGGTTCGATCGGCCGCGGGACGCTGCCGCTGATCGAACGGCACCTGAAGTTCGACAAGAGCCGCTTCGTCGTCATCGCTCCCGATGACCAGAACCGCCACCTCCTCGACGAGCGGGGCATCCGCTTCATCCAAGAAGCCGTGACGCTCGAGAACTACAAGGACATGCTGTCCCCTCTGCTCACCGCCGGCGGCGGGCAGGGCTTCTGCGTGAACCTCTCCTGCGACACCGGCTCGCGCGACATCATGGAGCTCTGCTCGAGCCTCGGCGCGCTCTACATCGACACGGTCAACGAGCCCTGGCTCGGCTTCTATTTCGACGAGACCAAGGGCCCGGGCGAGCGCTCGAACTATGCCCTGCGCGAGATGACGCTCGCCGCCAAGCGCGCGCGGCCCCCCGGCTCGACCACGGCGGTCTCCTGCTGCGGCGCCAATCCCGGCATGGCCTCCTGGCTCGCCAAGAAGGGCCTGCTCAACATCGCCGCCGACATGCGCCTGAACGTGCCGCAGCCGACCACCCGCGAGGAATGGGCCGGGCTGATGAAGCAGGTCGGCATCAAGGGCATCCATATCGCCGAGCGTGACACCCAGCGTTCGAAGAACCCCAAGCCCCCCGGCGTCTTCGTCAACACCTGGTCGGTCGAGGGATTCATTTCCGAGGGCGTCCAGCCGGCCGAGCTCGGCTGGGGCACCCATGAGAAGTGGATGCCGGAGAATGCCCGCACCCACGAGACCGGATCCCAGGCGGCCATCTACCTGATGCAGCCGGGCGCCGCGACCAAGGTCCGCAGCTGGTGCCCGACGCCGGGTCCCCAGCACGGCTTCCTGGTGACGCATAACGAGTCGATCTCGATCGCCGATTATTTCACGGTGCGCGACGACGCTGGCCGGGCGATCTATCGTCCGACCTGCCACTACGCCTATCATCCCGCCAATGACGCGGTGCTCTCGCTGCACGAGATGTTTGGCAATGCCGGCCGCCCGCAGGAGGAGCATCACATCCTCGACGAGGAAGAGGTCATCGACGGCATCGACGAGCTCGGCGTGCTGCTCTACGGCCACGAGAAGGGCGCCTACTGGTTCGGCTCGCAGCTCTCGACCGAGGAGACCCGCAAGCTCGCCCCCTACCAGACCGCAACCGGCCTGCAGGTCACCTCGGCCGTGCTCGCCGGCATGGTCTGGGCGCTGGAGAATCCGAAGGCCGGCATCGTCGAGGTCGAGGAGATGGATCTCGACCGCTGCCTCGAAATCCAGATGCCCTATCTCGGACCGGTGAAGGGCTACTACACCGACTGGACCCCGCTCGATGGTCGCCCGGGCCTCTTCCCGGAAGACATCGACGAAAGCGACCCCTGGCAGTTCCGGAACATTCTGGTTCGGTGA
- a CDS encoding phosphodiesterase, protein MLIAQITDLHIRPRGKPAYRVSETNALSERALDVVARLSPRPDLLVITGDLTDCGLAEEYALLRTMLDGLGIPVLLVPGNHDRRETLTAGLALDPRQLLDDGFVQFVADCGPMRLIGLDTLLPGKSAGALCPARLAFLDKALTEADGKPVAIFMHHPPFDCGIRHMDAIRLLDGAQEFAAIVARHPNIERILCGHHHRPIVTRFSGTIAQIAPSVTHAVTLDLSEASPSTFHMEPPAYLLHSFREGAGFVTHTAFVERSPGPYPFVLDADYPGSH, encoded by the coding sequence ATGCTCATCGCCCAGATCACCGACCTGCATATCCGCCCGCGCGGCAAGCCCGCCTATCGTGTCTCCGAGACCAATGCGCTGAGCGAGCGCGCGCTCGATGTCGTGGCGCGGCTCTCGCCCCGGCCCGATCTGCTGGTGATCACCGGCGATCTCACCGATTGCGGACTGGCCGAGGAATATGCCCTGCTGCGCACCATGCTCGACGGCCTCGGCATTCCGGTCCTGCTCGTGCCGGGCAACCATGACCGCAGGGAGACGCTGACCGCAGGGCTGGCGCTCGATCCCCGCCAGTTGCTCGATGACGGCTTCGTCCAGTTCGTCGCCGATTGCGGCCCGATGCGGCTGATCGGCCTCGACACACTGCTGCCGGGCAAGAGCGCCGGCGCGCTCTGCCCCGCGCGGCTCGCCTTCCTCGACAAGGCGCTGACGGAAGCCGACGGCAAGCCGGTCGCGATCTTCATGCACCACCCGCCCTTCGACTGCGGCATCCGGCACATGGACGCGATCCGCCTCCTCGACGGCGCGCAGGAGTTCGCCGCGATCGTCGCGCGTCATCCCAACATTGAGCGCATCCTCTGCGGCCATCACCACCGGCCGATCGTGACGCGCTTTTCCGGCACGATCGCGCAGATCGCGCCAAGCGTGACCCACGCCGTCACGCTCGACCTCTCGGAAGCGAGCCCTTCGACCTTCCACATGGAGCCTCCGGCCTATCTGCTCCATTCCTTCCGCGAGGGTGCGGGCTTCGTCACGCACACGGCTTTCGTCGAGCGCTCGCCCGGCCCCTACCCCTTCGTGCTCGACGCCGATTATCCCGGCAGCCACTAG
- a CDS encoding ABC transporter substrate-binding protein, whose translation MTTTRRNILAGAALAASFALSPAFAQAPTEIELFFPVPVDGQLARDMAALIKEFNEKNPSIKATPVYTGSYDETLIKTRAAMKAGKPPAAVIMSANFLLDLKIEGEIQPMDGLIKADGKTNDQFMGQFFDALHGNAVLDRQVYGVPFHNSTPLLYVNTDHLKEAGLDPDKLPANWEELVATAKKLTKREGDRVTRWGMMMPSNYDYGGWILQALTHSNGGQWFNVDYGGEVYYDTPSMLGALTFWSDLIAKHKVHPAGVQAGGAVSSAFLSGQASMMLLSTGSLTHIRTNAKFPYKVAFVPKNVKNEVPIGGASLVIPTGVEGERRKAAWTLINWMTSPEKSGWWSRATGYFAPNKAAYDTPEMKEFIAKNPDAGIAVSQLSFAKPWFATYKTVPVRKAIEDELAAVLSGKKTPKEALVAAQKGADEIMRPYVEQTALKLPTN comes from the coding sequence ATGACGACCACCCGACGCAACATCCTCGCCGGTGCCGCGCTCGCCGCGAGCTTCGCGCTCTCGCCCGCCTTCGCGCAGGCGCCCACCGAGATCGAGCTGTTCTTCCCAGTCCCCGTCGATGGCCAGCTCGCCCGCGACATGGCCGCCCTGATCAAGGAGTTCAACGAGAAGAACCCGTCGATCAAGGCCACCCCGGTCTATACCGGCTCCTATGACGAGACCCTGATCAAGACCCGCGCCGCGATGAAGGCCGGCAAGCCGCCGGCCGCCGTGATCATGTCCGCCAACTTCCTGCTCGACCTCAAGATCGAGGGCGAGATCCAGCCGATGGACGGCTTGATCAAGGCCGACGGCAAGACCAACGACCAGTTCATGGGCCAGTTCTTCGACGCGCTGCACGGCAATGCCGTCCTCGACCGTCAGGTCTATGGCGTGCCCTTCCACAACTCGACGCCGCTGCTCTACGTCAACACCGACCACCTCAAGGAGGCCGGCCTCGACCCCGACAAGCTGCCGGCGAACTGGGAAGAGCTGGTCGCGACCGCCAAGAAGCTGACCAAGCGCGAGGGCGACCGCGTCACCCGCTGGGGCATGATGATGCCCTCCAACTACGACTATGGTGGCTGGATCCTGCAGGCCCTGACCCATTCCAATGGCGGCCAGTGGTTCAATGTCGATTACGGCGGCGAGGTCTATTACGACACGCCGTCCATGCTCGGCGCCCTGACCTTCTGGTCCGACCTCATCGCCAAGCACAAGGTGCATCCGGCCGGCGTCCAGGCAGGCGGCGCGGTCTCCTCGGCCTTCCTCTCCGGCCAGGCCTCGATGATGCTGCTCTCGACGGGCTCGCTGACCCATATCCGCACCAACGCGAAGTTCCCCTACAAGGTCGCCTTCGTGCCGAAGAACGTGAAGAACGAGGTGCCGATCGGCGGCGCCTCGCTGGTGATCCCGACCGGCGTCGAGGGCGAGCGCCGCAAAGCCGCCTGGACGCTGATCAACTGGATGACGAGCCCTGAGAAGTCCGGCTGGTGGAGCCGCGCCACCGGCTATTTCGCGCCCAACAAGGCCGCCTATGACACGCCCGAGATGAAGGAGTTCATCGCCAAGAACCCCGACGCCGGCATCGCGGTGAGCCAGCTTTCCTTCGCCAAGCCGTGGTTCGCCACCTACAAGACCGTCCCCGTCCGCAAGGCCATCGAGGACGAGCTGGCCGCCGTGCTCTCGGGCAAGAAGACGCCGAAGGAGGCCCTCGTCGCCGCCCAGAAGGGCGCCGACGAGATCATGCGTCCTTATGTCGAGCAGACCGCGCTGAAGCTGCCGACGAACTGA
- a CDS encoding carbohydrate ABC transporter permease translates to MSAATMSTGVSTGEITPKLGYAATLLVAGLWMVPFLWMLVAAFNPQSIGTGMASLVPSYVPTLANFREAWASADFPRYGLNTTIISLGILAVQIVTITLAGYAFARLEFPGRTLCFYLFLLQLMLAPVVLIVPNLTTIAKLGLYDSLLGVMAPYFASAFGTFLMRQAFRAIPRELEDAALIDGASVFQRIGFIYLPLAKPSLVAFSIVSVTAHWNEFLWPLMVINSPDLRPLTVGLASFTRGAEGAQAWGVIAAGTLLVSAPLLIAFALFQRAFVNSFVSSGIK, encoded by the coding sequence ATGAGCGCTGCCACCATGAGCACCGGCGTTTCGACCGGCGAGATCACGCCGAAGCTCGGCTATGCCGCGACGCTGCTGGTCGCCGGCCTCTGGATGGTGCCCTTCCTCTGGATGCTGGTCGCCGCCTTCAATCCGCAGAGCATTGGCACCGGCATGGCCTCGCTGGTGCCGTCCTACGTCCCGACTCTGGCGAATTTCCGCGAGGCCTGGGCCTCGGCCGATTTCCCGCGCTACGGGCTGAACACGACGATCATCAGCTTGGGCATCCTCGCCGTGCAGATCGTCACCATCACGCTCGCCGGCTACGCCTTCGCCCGCCTGGAGTTCCCCGGCCGGACGCTGTGCTTCTATCTCTTCCTGCTCCAGCTCATGCTGGCGCCGGTCGTGCTGATCGTCCCCAATCTGACGACGATCGCGAAGCTCGGCCTCTATGACAGCCTGCTCGGCGTAATGGCGCCCTATTTTGCCTCGGCCTTCGGCACCTTCCTGATGCGCCAGGCCTTCCGGGCGATCCCGCGCGAACTGGAAGACGCCGCCCTGATCGACGGCGCCAGCGTCTTCCAGCGCATCGGCTTCATATATCTGCCCCTGGCCAAGCCCTCGCTCGTCGCCTTCTCGATCGTCTCCGTCACCGCCCATTGGAACGAGTTTCTCTGGCCGCTGATGGTGATCAATTCGCCCGATCTGCGCCCGCTCACAGTCGGCCTCGCCTCCTTCACCCGCGGCGCCGAGGGCGCACAGGCCTGGGGCGTCATCGCGGCGGGAACCCTGCTGGTCAGCGCCCCCCTGCTGATCGCGTTTGCGCTGTTCCAGCGCGCCTTCGTCAACTCCTTCGTCTCCTCCGGCATCAAGTAA
- a CDS encoding sugar ABC transporter permease, with protein sequence MLAPSLLFLALFTYWPVVQVLWQSLHGQVRVGGPQAYVGPQNFLKLFADPAFRKALANNLVYALGTVIPSLVLALGFAMALARSSRVNALFRALFFLPVLIPLVAAASIFLFLFLPNVGLLDYHLAKLAISGPNWLGDPDIALWSIMALTIWKNAGYYMLFFLAGLQAVPADAYEAAILDGAGPWQRLRYVTLPYLKPTIGFVLVIGLLNVVTQVDHVFVLTKGGPSDSTNLLLFYVYQQAVENYDAGRAAAGTLVMLALLLVVTASSLRTLERSFGEKEA encoded by the coding sequence ATGCTGGCGCCCTCGCTGCTGTTCCTGGCGCTGTTCACTTACTGGCCGGTCGTCCAGGTCCTCTGGCAGTCGCTGCACGGGCAGGTCCGCGTCGGTGGCCCACAGGCCTATGTCGGCCCGCAGAATTTCCTGAAGCTCTTCGCCGACCCTGCCTTCCGCAAGGCGCTGGCCAACAACCTCGTCTACGCGCTCGGCACGGTGATCCCGAGCCTCGTCCTGGCGCTGGGCTTCGCCATGGCGCTGGCGCGGTCGAGTCGGGTCAATGCGCTGTTCCGCGCGCTCTTCTTTCTGCCCGTTCTGATCCCACTGGTCGCGGCCGCCTCGATCTTCCTGTTCCTGTTCCTGCCCAATGTCGGGCTGCTCGACTACCACCTCGCCAAGCTCGCGATCTCCGGCCCCAACTGGCTCGGCGATCCCGACATCGCGCTCTGGTCGATCATGGCGCTGACGATCTGGAAGAACGCCGGCTACTACATGTTGTTCTTCCTCGCTGGCCTCCAGGCCGTGCCGGCGGACGCCTATGAGGCGGCGATCCTGGATGGCGCCGGCCCCTGGCAGCGCCTGCGCTACGTCACCCTGCCCTATCTCAAGCCGACCATCGGCTTCGTGCTGGTCATTGGCCTGCTCAACGTCGTCACACAGGTCGACCATGTCTTCGTGCTGACCAAGGGCGGCCCGTCGGACTCTACCAACCTGCTGCTGTTTTATGTCTACCAGCAGGCGGTCGAGAACTACGACGCCGGCCGCGCCGCCGCCGGCACGCTGGTAATGCTGGCGCTGTTGCTCGTCGTCACCGCGTCCTCGCTGCGCACACTCGAACGCTCCTTCGGGGAGAAGGAGGCATGA
- a CDS encoding N-acetyltransferase, with the protein MITIRDEIAADIPAREALLDRCLGERRTAKSSERLREGRLPAEGLALTAERDGVVVATVRLWPVEAGGKAALLLGPLAVAPELQGEGLGRAMMREAIWRAACRGHGAVLLVGDAAYYERFGFSGDLTRDLAMPGPFERERFLGLELRDGALSGASGVLAATGRPDAAAPSAEPARRAA; encoded by the coding sequence ATGATCACGATCCGCGACGAAATCGCTGCCGACATTCCCGCCCGCGAGGCGCTGCTCGACCGCTGCCTCGGCGAGCGCCGCACCGCCAAGTCGAGCGAGCGCCTCCGCGAGGGTCGTTTGCCGGCTGAAGGCCTGGCTTTGACCGCCGAGCGCGACGGCGTCGTTGTCGCGACGGTGCGGCTCTGGCCTGTCGAGGCCGGCGGCAAGGCCGCGCTCCTGCTCGGCCCGCTCGCGGTCGCGCCGGAGCTGCAAGGCGAGGGGCTAGGCCGCGCGATGATGCGCGAGGCGATCTGGCGCGCCGCCTGCCGCGGCCATGGCGCGGTGCTGCTCGTCGGCGACGCCGCCTATTACGAGCGCTTCGGCTTCTCGGGTGATCTGACCCGCGATCTCGCCATGCCCGGCCCGTTCGAGCGCGAGCGCTTCCTCGGCCTCGAACTGCGCGACGGCGCGTTGTCGGGCGCCAGCGGCGTCCTCGCCGCGACCGGCCGTCCGGACGCTGCCGCGCCGTCCGCGGAGCCCGCGCGCCGCGCCGCCTGA
- a CDS encoding type III PLP-dependent enzyme, with the protein MTERIREFLRTRREDGPCVVIDLDVVRDNYQAFSRALPDTRVFYAVKANPAPEVLALLAKLGSCFDCASVVEIELALAAGATADRISFGNTIKKERDVARAMELGVRLFAVDCTAEVEKVARSANATGAKDVRIFCRILCDGAGADWPLSRKFGCVPEMAADVLEHGHRLGLAAYGISFHVGSQQANVNAWDSALASASAVFKECATRGLSLSMVNLGGGFPARYLKPIPGVPSYGDAIFQALSKHFGNQLPETIIEPGRGMVGNAGLIETEVVLISKKAADDQVAWVYLDIGKFNGLAETMDEAIRYPIRSARDGDATVPCILAGPTCDSVDVMYEKTPYMLPFSLEIGDKLLIEGTGAYTTTYSAVAFNGFPPLKQYVI; encoded by the coding sequence ATGACCGAGCGCATCCGTGAATTCCTTCGTACCCGCCGCGAGGATGGGCCCTGCGTCGTCATCGATCTCGATGTCGTGCGCGACAATTACCAGGCCTTCTCGCGGGCCCTTCCCGACACGCGCGTGTTCTACGCCGTGAAGGCGAATCCCGCGCCGGAAGTGCTGGCGCTGCTGGCCAAGCTCGGCTCCTGCTTCGATTGCGCCTCGGTCGTCGAGATCGAGCTCGCCCTCGCGGCCGGCGCCACGGCGGATCGCATCTCCTTCGGCAACACGATCAAGAAGGAGCGCGACGTCGCCCGCGCCATGGAGCTCGGCGTGCGCCTCTTCGCCGTCGACTGCACGGCCGAGGTCGAGAAGGTCGCCCGTTCGGCAAACGCCACCGGCGCGAAGGACGTGCGCATCTTCTGCCGCATCCTCTGCGACGGCGCCGGCGCCGACTGGCCGCTCTCGCGCAAGTTCGGCTGCGTGCCCGAAATGGCCGCGGACGTGCTCGAGCACGGCCATCGTCTCGGCCTGGCCGCCTATGGCATCTCGTTCCATGTCGGCTCGCAGCAGGCGAATGTGAACGCCTGGGATTCCGCCTTGGCCTCGGCCTCGGCGGTGTTCAAGGAGTGCGCCACCCGTGGTCTCTCGCTGTCGATGGTCAACCTCGGCGGCGGCTTCCCGGCGCGCTACCTGAAGCCGATCCCGGGCGTGCCCTCCTATGGCGATGCGATCTTCCAGGCGCTGTCGAAGCATTTCGGCAACCAGCTCCCGGAGACGATCATCGAGCCGGGTCGCGGCATGGTCGGCAATGCCGGCCTGATCGAGACCGAGGTCGTCCTGATCTCGAAGAAGGCCGCGGACGATCAGGTCGCCTGGGTCTATCTCGACATCGGCAAGTTCAACGGTCTCGCCGAGACCATGGACGAGGCGATCCGCTACCCGATCCGCAGCGCCCGCGACGGCGATGCGACAGTGCCCTGCATCCTGGCCGGCCCGACCTGCGATTCGGTCGACGTCATGTACGAGAAGACCCCGTACATGCTGCCGTTCAGCCTCGAGATCGGCGACAAGCTGCTGATCGAGGGCACGGGCGCCTATACGACGACCTATTCGGCCGTCGCCTTCAACGGCTTCCCGCCGCTGAAGCAGTACGTCATCTGA
- a CDS encoding glucan biosynthesis protein G: MTTIDRRRVLAGLSAALGFSTAPSALLAQQPAPQADTSAEPPLPRFGFENVLRRAREIAAVPYDAGSTLPEPLSRLDFDAWRDIRFRPERALLAQNGSPFRMQMFHPGFLFTRPVVVNVVRDGVATPVPYAANLFDYGRVRFDKPLSVNLGFAGFRLHYPLNDPRVFDELISFIGASYFRVLGREQRYGLSARGLSIGAGVPGEEFPMFREFWVEAPAASAERVTVYALLDSPSVTGAYRFHIYPDVDAVVDVGATLFPRKPIDKLGLAPLTSMFFTGENDRRFHDDFRTELHDSDGLMVHSGTGEWIWRPLRNPKQQAVSSFVERNVRGFGLMQRDRVFEHYQDLDLNYELRPSYWIEPQGDWGEGVVELIEIPTTDETNDNIVALWAPKAPLEPGREFSFGYKLTSMMDSADLHPGGRVINTYQAKPKALGSGEPVNAGARRFIVDFAGGDLDYHLRQPEKVEIVPSIAYGRIERAFIVPNPKTNGFRAFIDIVVEPGQLAEMRAFLKSGDKTLTETWSYPWRAEI, encoded by the coding sequence ATGACCACGATCGACCGCCGCCGCGTCCTGGCGGGGCTTTCAGCCGCCCTCGGCTTCTCGACCGCGCCCTCGGCCCTGCTGGCGCAGCAGCCGGCTCCGCAGGCTGACACGTCCGCCGAGCCGCCGCTGCCGCGCTTCGGCTTCGAGAACGTGCTGCGGCGGGCGCGCGAGATCGCGGCCGTGCCCTATGATGCCGGGTCGACGCTGCCCGAGCCGCTGTCGCGGCTCGATTTCGATGCCTGGCGGGATATCCGCTTCCGGCCCGAACGCGCGCTGCTCGCCCAGAACGGCAGCCCGTTCCGGATGCAGATGTTCCATCCCGGCTTCCTGTTCACGCGGCCTGTCGTGGTCAATGTCGTGCGCGACGGCGTGGCGACGCCGGTGCCCTATGCGGCCAATCTCTTCGACTATGGCCGGGTGCGCTTCGACAAGCCGCTGTCGGTCAATCTCGGCTTCGCAGGATTCCGGCTGCACTACCCGCTCAACGATCCGCGCGTCTTCGACGAGCTGATATCCTTCATCGGCGCGAGCTATTTCCGCGTGCTCGGCCGCGAGCAGCGCTACGGCCTGTCGGCGCGCGGCCTCTCGATCGGCGCCGGCGTGCCGGGCGAGGAATTCCCGATGTTCCGGGAGTTCTGGGTCGAGGCGCCGGCGGCAAGCGCCGAGCGGGTGACGGTCTACGCCCTGCTGGATTCGCCTTCGGTGACCGGGGCCTATCGCTTCCATATCTATCCGGACGTGGACGCCGTGGTCGATGTAGGGGCGACGCTGTTCCCGCGCAAGCCGATCGACAAGCTCGGGCTGGCGCCGCTGACCTCGATGTTCTTCACCGGCGAGAACGACCGCCGCTTCCATGACGATTTCCGCACGGAGCTGCATGATTCCGACGGGCTGATGGTTCATTCCGGCACGGGCGAGTGGATCTGGCGGCCGCTGCGCAATCCCAAGCAGCAGGCGGTCTCCTCCTTCGTCGAGCGCAATGTGCGCGGCTTTGGCCTGATGCAGCGCGACCGCGTCTTCGAGCATTATCAGGATCTCGACCTGAACTACGAACTGCGGCCGTCCTACTGGATCGAGCCGCAGGGCGACTGGGGCGAGGGCGTCGTCGAGCTGATCGAGATCCCCACCACGGACGAGACCAACGACAACATCGTCGCGCTCTGGGCGCCGAAAGCGCCACTGGAGCCGGGCCGCGAGTTCTCCTTCGGCTACAAGCTGACGTCGATGATGGATTCCGCCGACCTGCATCCGGGCGGGCGCGTCATCAACACCTATCAGGCGAAGCCCAAGGCGCTCGGCTCGGGCGAGCCGGTCAATGCGGGGGCCCGGCGCTTCATCGTCGATTTCGCCGGCGGCGACCTCGACTACCATCTCCGGCAGCCGGAGAAGGTCGAGATCGTGCCTTCGATCGCCTATGGCCGGATCGAGCGCGCCTTCATCGTGCCCAACCCGAAGACCAACGGGTTCCGCGCCTTCATCGACATCGTCGTCGAGCCGGGTCAGCTGGCGGAGATGCGCGCCTTCCTGAAGAGCGGCGACAAGACCCTAACGGAGACCTGGAGCTACCCCTGGCGGGCGGAGATCTGA
- a CDS encoding glutathione S-transferase family protein, with product MGLLVDGQWRDQWYDTAKSGGRFQRQDSAFRNWVTADGSPGPSGEGGFKAEPGRYHLYVSLACPWAHRALIFRALKGLEAMIDVSVVHWLMLDQGWTFAEGPGVVPDPIGGAEFLHQVYTRADPRYSGRVTVPVLWDKGQGTIVNNESSEIIRMLNSAFDGIGAKAGDFYPVALRSEIDALNERIYATVNNGVYKAGFATTQDAYEEAVQPLFETLDWLEERLESRRFLTGEAITEADWRLFTTLIRFDAVYVGHFKCNIRRIADYPRLSAYLRALFQVDGVAGTVDLGHIKRHYYESHRTINPTGIVPMGPDLSELVGV from the coding sequence ATGGGCCTGCTCGTCGACGGACAATGGCGCGACCAGTGGTACGACACCGCCAAGAGCGGCGGGCGGTTCCAGCGACAGGACAGTGCCTTCCGCAACTGGGTGACGGCTGACGGCTCGCCAGGCCCCAGCGGCGAGGGCGGCTTCAAGGCCGAGCCGGGGCGCTATCATCTCTATGTCTCGCTCGCCTGCCCCTGGGCGCATCGCGCGCTGATCTTTCGCGCGCTCAAGGGGCTGGAGGCGATGATCGACGTTTCCGTCGTCCACTGGCTGATGCTCGACCAGGGCTGGACCTTTGCCGAAGGGCCGGGCGTCGTGCCCGATCCGATCGGGGGGGCGGAATTCCTGCACCAGGTCTATACGCGGGCCGATCCCCGCTACAGCGGGCGCGTCACCGTGCCCGTGCTGTGGGACAAAGGGCAGGGGACGATCGTCAACAACGAGTCGTCCGAGATCATCCGGATGTTGAACAGCGCTTTCGACGGGATCGGTGCCAAGGCCGGCGATTTCTACCCTGTGGCGCTGCGCAGCGAGATCGACGCGCTGAACGAGCGCATCTACGCGACAGTGAACAACGGCGTTTACAAGGCCGGTTTCGCGACGACGCAGGACGCCTATGAAGAGGCCGTCCAGCCGCTGTTCGAGACGCTGGACTGGCTGGAGGAGCGGCTCGAGAGCCGCCGTTTCCTCACCGGGGAGGCCATTACCGAAGCCGACTGGCGGCTTTTCACCACGCTGATCCGCTTCGACGCCGTCTATGTCGGCCACTTCAAATGCAACATCCGGCGCATCGCCGATTATCCGCGGCTGAGCGCCTATCTGCGGGCGCTGTTCCAGGTCGATGGCGTCGCCGGCACGGTCGATCTCGGGCACATCAAGCGGCATTATTACGAGAGCCACCGGACCATCAATCCGACGGGGATCGTGCCGATGGGGCCGGATCTGTCGGAACTGGTCGGCGTCTGA
- a CDS encoding Fur family transcriptional regulator — protein MSGVEQRVAGFEGQLRDAGLRMTQQRRLILRVLAEADDHPDAKGIFTRAFAVDPTLSLSTVYRTMKVLETQGAIERHAFEDGVSRYEHADQEHHDHLIDVESGEVIEFSSDAIEELQRRIAAELGYELVRHRLELYGRKKRPGVRGKKA, from the coding sequence ATGTCGGGAGTCGAGCAGCGCGTGGCCGGATTCGAGGGCCAGCTCAGGGATGCCGGGCTGCGGATGACGCAGCAGCGCCGGCTGATCCTGCGCGTGCTCGCGGAAGCCGACGACCACCCCGACGCCAAGGGCATCTTCACCCGCGCCTTTGCGGTCGATCCGACGCTGTCGCTCTCGACGGTCTATCGCACCATGAAGGTGCTGGAGACGCAAGGCGCCATCGAGCGCCACGCCTTCGAGGACGGCGTCTCCCGCTACGAGCATGCCGACCAGGAGCATCACGACCACCTCATCGACGTCGAGAGCGGCGAGGTGATCGAGTTTTCGTCGGACGCCATCGAGGAACTGCAGCGCCGCATCGCTGCCGAGCTGGGCTACGAACTCGTCCGCCACCGGCTCGAGCTCTACGGCCGCAAGAAGCGGCCGGGCGTTCGGGGGAAGAAGGCTTAG